The Raoultibacter phocaeensis genome contains a region encoding:
- a CDS encoding sensor histidine kinase, whose protein sequence is MTVRLKMTVCMVGLLSVLFGIGGSLLIALSFQDSLEREQETAYGAYNMVLGTLQVVDSVNGPLEADDITSTLDQLTAQNDVGWTALRVSTSEQTVYEYNAAHLAQLFEQPQTGTSTIGYATLDSGVHMVVLSGALEAGDETLYVDISRDVSALIAARDAQLVTYLWVFFALTALCGILSYTVARLITRPLVGLSRASRAIACGDLAGRATIATNDEIGRVARDFNAMADTLERTITELEDTARRQDRFVGSFAHEIKTPLTSIIGYADLLRGQTLSESEQIEAACYIVSEGKRLESLSQKLLSLLVLKGEQPILAPASPKALIEGLAARMMPFFAKRGIELACECEAGRCLLDCDLVSSLLINLWDNAAKAMDASGGTLFVRSRMIPNGCEICVSDEGRGIPPEAIEHVTEAFYRADASRARTQGGAGLGLALCQEIVAAHKGSIRFRSSVGIGTAVIVELKGGTA, encoded by the coding sequence ATGACGGTCCGCCTCAAAATGACGGTGTGCATGGTAGGGCTTCTCTCCGTTCTGTTCGGCATCGGAGGAAGCCTGCTCATCGCCCTTTCATTCCAGGATTCGCTCGAACGCGAACAGGAAACCGCCTACGGCGCGTACAATATGGTGCTCGGAACCCTGCAGGTAGTCGATAGCGTAAACGGCCCCCTCGAGGCCGACGACATCACAAGCACGCTCGACCAGCTCACCGCACAAAACGACGTCGGATGGACCGCCCTGCGCGTCTCGACGAGCGAACAGACCGTCTACGAGTACAATGCCGCACACCTCGCGCAGCTCTTTGAGCAGCCCCAAACGGGTACCTCGACCATCGGATACGCTACGCTCGATTCCGGCGTGCATATGGTCGTGCTTTCAGGTGCGCTCGAAGCGGGCGACGAAACGCTGTATGTGGATATATCGCGAGACGTTTCCGCCCTCATCGCGGCGCGCGATGCACAGCTGGTCACCTACCTTTGGGTCTTCTTCGCATTGACGGCGCTCTGCGGTATCCTGTCCTACACGGTCGCACGCCTGATCACACGGCCCCTCGTCGGGCTCTCGCGCGCTTCCCGCGCTATAGCCTGCGGCGACTTGGCGGGCCGTGCGACCATCGCCACGAATGACGAAATCGGCCGTGTGGCTCGCGATTTCAACGCCATGGCAGACACCCTCGAACGCACGATAACCGAACTCGAAGACACGGCCCGAAGGCAGGACCGTTTCGTCGGCAGTTTTGCCCATGAGATAAAAACGCCCTTGACCTCCATCATAGGATACGCTGATCTTCTGCGCGGCCAAACCTTGAGCGAAAGCGAGCAAATCGAAGCAGCCTGCTACATCGTCTCGGAGGGAAAGCGGCTCGAAAGCCTTTCGCAAAAGCTTTTGAGTCTGCTCGTCCTCAAAGGGGAGCAACCCATTCTCGCTCCTGCGAGTCCGAAAGCCCTCATCGAAGGGCTGGCCGCCCGCATGATGCCCTTCTTCGCGAAGAGGGGCATCGAGCTTGCATGCGAATGCGAAGCGGGGCGATGCCTCTTAGACTGCGACCTTGTGTCCTCGCTTCTCATCAATCTGTGGGATAACGCCGCGAAGGCCATGGACGCCTCGGGCGGAACGCTGTTCGTACGCTCGCGCATGATCCCGAACGGCTGCGAAATATGCGTGAGCGACGAAGGTCGAGGAATCCCCCCAGAAGCGATTGAACATGTAACCGAAGCGTTCTATCGCGCCGACGCATCGCGCGCCCGCACCCAGGGCGGAGCCGGACTCGGATTGGCCCTGTGCCAAGAGATAGTCGCCGCGCACAAGGGAAGCATCCGGTTTAGGAGCAGCGTCGGCATTGGAACGGCTGTCATCGTGGAGCTCAAAGGGGGAACGGCATGA
- a CDS encoding response regulator transcription factor gives MPAILIVEDEPPIANLIRLSLTKEGYVCTCAYDGSEAADLIERRAFDLVLLDVMLPELDGFELMEYLRPSEIPVIFITARNALDDKVRGLRAGAEDYIVKPFEIAELLARVDVVLRRYKKNDTLICIGGLEIDTYGMQVRKEGEPVALTKKEYDLLLLFAQNPGRALHRETMYERVWGDPFQYGSKTVDLHVQRLRKKVGWEDRLTAVSKVGYRLEA, from the coding sequence GTGCCCGCAATTCTCATCGTCGAAGACGAGCCGCCCATCGCAAACCTCATTCGGTTAAGCCTCACCAAAGAAGGCTACGTATGCACCTGCGCATACGATGGCTCAGAAGCGGCCGATCTCATAGAGCGCAGAGCGTTCGACCTCGTGCTGCTCGACGTGATGCTCCCCGAACTCGACGGCTTCGAGCTCATGGAGTACCTGCGCCCCTCCGAGATTCCCGTCATATTCATCACGGCGAGAAACGCACTCGACGACAAGGTGCGGGGACTGCGTGCGGGGGCCGAAGACTACATCGTAAAGCCCTTCGAGATCGCCGAGTTGCTCGCACGCGTCGACGTTGTGCTCAGGCGGTACAAAAAGAACGATACGCTCATCTGCATCGGCGGACTCGAAATCGACACGTACGGCATGCAAGTGCGCAAAGAAGGCGAACCTGTGGCGCTCACGAAGAAGGAGTACGACCTTCTGCTCCTGTTCGCCCAAAATCCCGGTCGCGCGCTTCACCGAGAAACAATGTACGAGCGTGTATGGGGCGATCCGTTCCAGTACGGCAGCAAGACCGTCGACCTGCATGTGCAGCGGCTTCGCAAAAAAGTCGGTTGGGAAGACAGGCTCACCGCCGTGAGCAAAGTCGGCTACCGCCTCGAGGCTTGA
- the rimP gene encoding ribosome maturation factor RimP: MLTAKERNLLEALEGQAAEHDIEIVTVEVVGAKKAPTIRVYIDTEGGVSFDELSSAQVWINERMDELDPFPGAYTLEVSSPGIDRPLRTLEHFERFAGETATVTAEPQDGRSKWTGTLSGVRGNAVLLDVDGVEVEIEINTIKRARLKGVVDFG, encoded by the coding sequence ATGTTGACCGCAAAAGAACGAAACCTGCTCGAAGCGCTCGAAGGGCAGGCTGCCGAGCACGACATCGAAATCGTGACCGTCGAAGTCGTAGGTGCAAAAAAAGCGCCGACGATTCGCGTGTACATCGATACGGAGGGCGGCGTGAGCTTCGACGAGCTTTCGAGCGCGCAGGTGTGGATCAACGAGCGCATGGACGAACTCGATCCGTTTCCGGGTGCGTACACGCTTGAGGTATCGTCGCCCGGCATCGACCGCCCGTTGCGCACGCTCGAGCACTTCGAGCGGTTCGCAGGTGAAACCGCTACCGTCACGGCGGAGCCCCAAGACGGGCGCAGCAAATGGACGGGTACGCTTTCAGGCGTCCGCGGAAACGCTGTGCTGCTCGACGTCGACGGCGTTGAAGTGGAGATCGAAATCAATACCATCAAGCGAGCCCGCCTCAAAGGCGTGGTGGACTTCGGTTAG
- the nusA gene encoding transcription termination factor NusA, with translation MASSELIEALQALAHERHIDEFYLIERLEASLAKSYQHILDLEWDARVTIDRSTGQIYVYELVPVGEPDEETGEYAEFEERDVTPDDVSRIAAQNAKGVISSIVREAGRQSIYEEFSNRVGDLVTGTVLQGTPDFTIIKIRDGVEAELPHYDLKRNPGERNERPGNEHYRHNQRLKTLIIDVRDPNSDAPKMRGEQARPSIVVSRTHPDLIRRLFEIEVPEIYDGMVEIKSIAREPGARSKIAVASREPNLDPVGACVGPKGSRVRMVVEELRNERVDVIQWNENPATYVSNALSPAKVTRVTIDEDNHYATVVVPDDQLSLAIGKEGQNARLAARLTGWHIDIKSASFAGEPPAVDNVLIDEESAIDEELVCAHVSEDGVRCRNHARPGSRFCGIHADDEA, from the coding sequence GTGGCAAGTTCAGAATTGATCGAGGCCCTGCAGGCGCTCGCGCACGAGCGTCACATCGACGAGTTCTATCTCATCGAACGGCTTGAGGCTTCGCTTGCGAAAAGCTACCAGCACATCCTCGACCTCGAGTGGGATGCGCGCGTGACGATCGACCGTTCGACCGGCCAGATCTACGTGTACGAGCTCGTGCCCGTCGGCGAGCCCGACGAAGAAACCGGCGAGTACGCCGAGTTCGAAGAGCGCGATGTGACCCCCGACGACGTGAGCCGCATCGCTGCGCAAAACGCCAAGGGCGTCATTTCGTCGATCGTGCGCGAAGCGGGCCGTCAGAGCATCTACGAGGAGTTCTCGAACCGCGTAGGCGATCTCGTGACGGGTACGGTGCTTCAGGGAACGCCTGATTTCACCATCATCAAGATCCGCGACGGCGTGGAGGCGGAGCTTCCGCATTACGATCTCAAGCGCAACCCGGGCGAGCGCAACGAGCGGCCCGGAAACGAGCACTACCGCCACAACCAGCGCCTCAAAACGCTTATCATCGACGTGCGCGACCCGAACTCGGATGCGCCGAAAATGCGCGGCGAACAGGCGCGTCCCTCGATCGTCGTATCGCGTACGCATCCCGATCTCATCCGCCGTCTGTTCGAGATCGAGGTCCCCGAGATCTACGACGGCATGGTGGAGATCAAATCGATCGCACGCGAGCCGGGCGCCCGCTCGAAGATCGCGGTAGCCTCGCGCGAGCCGAACCTCGATCCGGTCGGCGCGTGCGTCGGTCCGAAGGGTTCGCGGGTGCGCATGGTGGTCGAAGAGCTGCGCAACGAGCGCGTCGACGTGATTCAGTGGAATGAGAATCCCGCAACCTACGTTTCCAACGCGCTTTCGCCCGCCAAGGTCACCCGCGTGACCATCGACGAGGATAACCATTACGCCACCGTCGTCGTGCCCGACGACCAGCTTTCGCTCGCTATCGGCAAGGAGGGCCAGAACGCCCGCCTCGCCGCGCGCCTCACGGGCTGGCACATCGACATCAAGAGCGCTTCGTTTGCCGGTGAGCCGCCTGCGGTCGATAACGTGCTTATCGACGAGGAATCCGCGATCGACGAGGAACTCGTCTGCGCCCATGTGAGCGAAGACGGCGTGAGGTGCCGCAACCATGCCCGGCCGGGCAGTCGGTTCTGCGGCATCCATGCGGACGACGAGGCGTAA
- the rnpM gene encoding RNase P modulator RnpM — translation MAQVQKPKRERSCIACGCKATKGELVRIVRRSDGAVAFDATGKAAGRGAYVCSEACFEKAVRTKRLDRALRASLTEEDYERIASDMAGAIRGATG, via the coding sequence ATGGCTCAGGTGCAAAAACCCAAACGCGAACGCAGTTGCATAGCATGCGGCTGCAAAGCGACCAAGGGGGAGCTTGTGCGCATCGTGCGCAGAAGCGACGGAGCCGTGGCGTTCGATGCGACGGGCAAGGCAGCGGGCAGGGGCGCGTACGTGTGTTCGGAAGCCTGCTTCGAGAAGGCCGTTCGAACGAAACGGCTCGACCGGGCGCTCAGGGCATCGTTGACCGAAGAGGATTACGAACGGATCGCATCGGATATGGCGGGCGCGATCCGTGGAGCTACAGGATAG